The Chryseobacterium turcicum nucleotide sequence AGAGCTACTATCAATAATTTGATTTTTTAAATTAGTCTTGTTAAATTCTATTTCCATTAAATCGACTTGTCTCTCGCCTTTGTTTACACTATTTAAACCTTGTGATAACAAGCCTTCAAAAGTCAAAAAATCACTGTCTTTTATTGAATTATATAAATTTTGACTAAGTGTAATGCCCATTCCGGAACCGGAGTCGAATATGAATTCAGCATCTTGATTTCTTATTTTTCCTTTCACTCTAGGAACACTTGTAAAATTATCTTCGGAAAAAGGTATAGTAACTGAAGTGGGTGAATTTGTTAACGACTTATCAAATACGCTAATTGTTTTTGTTTTGAAATCAATACGCCATATTTTACCTTTCATCATATTAGCACCTAATATCCCACTGATTTTTTTACAAGCCCGACCAGTCATCCAACTAACATCTGTAAAGGAAAAATTTACATTTTTAAATTTTAAATCGGATACTATCAAATCATTTGTTGAAAAAACATCCATTTTTGATTTCACGTTATGTGCATCACTAGCTTCAAAAATTATACTGCTCTTTTTTTCGTTGATTTTGCCTTTTAGTTCCGAAGAAATAATAGTGAATGCACCCGTATCAAACAAAAAATAATGCTTTTGTTTTTTAATATCTACTGGTACAAATATTTTCCCATCAATCAATTCAAAAGGGATTGTTGTAGCATTAAAAAATGAAGAAAACAATAGTAATGTAACTATAAATAAATGCTTTTTAATATTTTTCATGTTTTATTTATCTAAGGTGTTAAGCAAATATAAGATAAAAAAAAGACTGCCCGTGAGGCAGTCCTTTGATTTCAAAATGAATCTTTCTTTAAAATTACCAAGTCCACTTAACAATCACGGTACCTGTCACAGTAGTTGAACCTGTCTGGGGTCAGTCGACGAAAAGTAAAAAAAACAGGGTTAAGGATAAAATCTATCATATTTTTTGCTTTGAATAGATTTTATATATTAATCAGAAATTTTTGTTAATACCTAACACTATATGGCGTGGCAACAGTCTTTGTGTGTATAAACTCTCACTTATATTATTTATTGAGTATCTCTGAATACTGTTTGAATTTAAAAGATTATTGCCCTGAATAAAAATACTCATATTATACTTCTTTAAAGTATAGTTCGCTTTAATATCCCAAAACTGAGTAGTTTTTTGAGCTGTATTTCCAAATTTATAATATTCTACAAGAGACTCAATCCTAAACTGTGAATTTATAGTAAAATAAAGGTTCAAAAAACCTTTTTGATCTATGTATTTGTTAGAATTCACTTTCGAAGAAATAGTATTGAATGCCCATTCATAACCGCATTCATAGTTAATAAATTTTGTCCAGCCTGATTTCATTTCAAAAGCTGCCTTCCAATTGATAAATTTAGTTTTTATTAAAGGTTGATTATTTACACTATTTTCATAGCCCGATTGCATATAAGAGCTTAAA carries:
- a CDS encoding pepsin/retropepsin-like aspartic protease family protein; amino-acid sequence: MKNIKKHLFIVTLLLFSSFFNATTIPFELIDGKIFVPVDIKKQKHYFLFDTGAFTIISSELKGKINEKKSSIIFEASDAHNVKSKMDVFSTNDLIVSDLKFKNVNFSFTDVSWMTGRACKKISGILGANMMKGKIWRIDFKTKTISVFDKSLTNSPTSVTIPFSEDNFTSVPRVKGKIRNQDAEFIFDSGSGMGITLSQNLYNSIKDSDFLTFEGLLSQGLNSVNKGERQVDLMEIEFNKTNLKNQIIDSSSDPLNLIGIRFIENYLVDLDFINNNIILNSTDKTPEYNSFGISLAPIDNSLIIVNKLQIPSLSELNVSEKILKINDIDVSKITAEKYCEVRKILDNSKTITIENESNKKFILEKKNVLLYLN